Proteins from a genomic interval of Phenylobacterium sp. LH3H17:
- the era gene encoding GTPase Era, with amino-acid sequence MTTRAGFAAIIGAPNAGKSTLTNRLVGAKVSIVTQKVQTTRFPVRGVAMAGEAQIILVDTPGIFAPRRRLDRAMVRSAWGGAQEADCIVHLVDSVAELAAAEPGAKSADKRSAIDVETIVEGLKAAGKKAILALNKIDGMRRDRLLGLSQRLFDTGVYSEVFMISAADGQGVDDLKARLAELMPEGHWLYPEEQTADLPARLLAAEITREKLFLRVHEELPYAAAVETTAFEERKDGSVRIEQQIYVERESQRPIILGKNGQTLKWIGQKSREELIELLDRPVHLFIHVKVDERWADKREFYGDVGLDFDA; translated from the coding sequence ATGACCACCCGCGCCGGCTTCGCCGCGATCATCGGCGCCCCCAATGCGGGCAAGTCGACCCTGACCAATCGCCTGGTGGGGGCCAAGGTCTCGATCGTCACCCAGAAGGTCCAGACCACGCGCTTTCCCGTGCGCGGGGTGGCCATGGCCGGCGAGGCCCAGATCATCCTGGTCGACACCCCCGGCATCTTCGCGCCGCGCCGCCGGCTGGACCGGGCCATGGTCCGCTCGGCCTGGGGCGGGGCGCAGGAGGCCGACTGCATCGTCCACCTCGTCGACTCCGTGGCCGAGCTGGCCGCCGCTGAGCCGGGCGCCAAGTCGGCCGACAAGCGATCGGCCATCGACGTGGAAACCATCGTCGAGGGCCTGAAGGCCGCCGGCAAGAAGGCCATACTGGCGCTCAACAAGATCGACGGCATGCGCCGCGACCGCCTGCTGGGCCTGTCTCAGCGCCTGTTCGACACCGGCGTCTATTCAGAGGTCTTCATGATCTCGGCGGCCGACGGCCAAGGGGTCGACGACCTGAAGGCGCGGCTGGCCGAGCTGATGCCCGAGGGCCACTGGCTCTATCCGGAGGAGCAGACCGCCGACCTGCCGGCCCGCCTGCTGGCCGCCGAGATCACCCGCGAGAAGCTGTTCCTGCGGGTCCACGAGGAACTACCCTATGCGGCGGCGGTCGAGACCACCGCCTTCGAAGAGCGCAAGGACGGCTCGGTCCGCATCGAGCAGCAGATCTATGTGGAGCGCGAGAGCCAGCGCCCGATCATCCTGGGCAAGAACGGCCAGACCCTGAAGTGGATCGGCCAAAAGTCCCGCGAGGAGCTGATCGAACTGCTGGACCGGCCGGTCCACCTGTTCATCCACGTAAAGGTCGATGAGCGCTGGGCCGACAAGCGGGAGTTCTACGGCGACGTGGGCCTGGATTTCGACGCCTAG
- a CDS encoding RNA polymerase sigma factor translates to MAASETHQAIETVFRIERARLIAGLARMVRDVGQAEELAQDALVIALSEWPKTGVPNNPGAWLMAAAKRRAIDGFRRNEMLARKHAEIGRDLEDEGAVGVEDIEATMDDEIGDELLSLMFTACHPVLSTEALVALTLRLIGGLTTDEIARAFLSNEATIAQRIVRAKRTLGASGLAFETPRAKAREARLASVLEVIFLVFNEGYFATAGEDLIRPALCAEAQRLGRILVRLAPDEPEVFGLLALMEIQASRLASRTAADGAPIPLTEQNRARWDQMLIRRGLAALERAEALGGADGPYALQAALAACHARARRAEDTDWKRMAALYDRLSGVMPSPVVDLNRAVAYSMAFGPEAGLVLVDRIEAAALRSYAPLPAAKGDFLFRAGRLAEAREQFERAAGFSRNAREKAFLLGRAAECGG, encoded by the coding sequence GTGGCGGCGAGCGAGACCCATCAGGCGATCGAGACGGTCTTCCGGATCGAACGGGCCAGGCTTATCGCGGGCCTGGCCCGGATGGTGCGCGACGTGGGCCAGGCCGAGGAGCTGGCCCAGGACGCCCTGGTCATCGCGCTGTCGGAGTGGCCGAAGACCGGGGTCCCGAATAATCCCGGCGCCTGGCTGATGGCCGCCGCGAAGCGCCGGGCCATCGACGGGTTTCGCCGCAACGAGATGCTCGCGCGCAAGCACGCCGAGATCGGCCGGGACCTGGAGGACGAAGGCGCGGTCGGCGTCGAAGACATCGAAGCGACCATGGACGACGAGATCGGCGATGAGCTTCTGAGCCTGATGTTCACCGCCTGCCATCCGGTCTTGTCCACCGAGGCGCTGGTGGCCCTGACCCTGCGGCTGATCGGTGGACTGACCACCGACGAGATCGCCCGCGCCTTCCTCTCCAACGAGGCGACCATCGCCCAGCGCATCGTCCGCGCAAAGCGCACGCTCGGCGCTTCGGGCCTGGCGTTCGAGACGCCTCGGGCCAAGGCGCGGGAAGCGCGCCTGGCGTCGGTGCTGGAGGTCATCTTCCTGGTCTTCAACGAGGGCTATTTCGCCACGGCCGGCGAGGACCTGATCCGCCCGGCCCTTTGCGCAGAGGCCCAGCGGCTGGGCCGCATCCTGGTTCGGCTGGCGCCTGACGAACCCGAGGTCTTCGGACTGCTGGCGCTGATGGAGATCCAGGCCTCGCGGCTGGCCTCTCGTACGGCGGCCGACGGCGCTCCGATCCCACTCACCGAGCAGAATCGCGCCCGCTGGGACCAGATGTTGATCCGCCGCGGCCTGGCCGCCCTGGAGCGCGCCGAGGCCCTGGGCGGCGCCGACGGTCCCTATGCCCTGCAGGCCGCGCTGGCGGCCTGCCACGCGCGGGCGCGCAGGGCGGAGGACACCGACTGGAAGCGCATGGCGGCGCTCTACGACAGGCTCAGCGGGGTCATGCCTTCGCCGGTGGTCGATCTCAATCGGGCCGTGGCCTACAGCATGGCCTTCGGGCCCGAGGCCGGCCTGGTCCTCGTCGACCGGATCGAGGCCGCCGCCCTGCGCAGCTATGCGCCCTTGCCGGCGGCCAAGGGCGATTTCCTGTTTCGGGCCGGCCGGTTGGCCGAGGCCAGGGAGCAGTTCGAGCGGGCCGCTGGTTTCAGCCGCAACGCGCGGGAGAAGGCGTTCCTGCTGGGTCGGGCGGCGGAATGCGGCGGTTAG
- the acpS gene encoding holo-ACP synthase codes for MIIGMGSDLSDIRRVAKTLERHGERFTNRVFTEIERSRSERKPDRAASYAKRFAAKEACAKALGTGMRRGVFWRDMGVVNLRSGQPTMALTGGALARLSQIMPPGHHAAIHLSLTDEHPYAQAFVIIEALPD; via the coding sequence GTGATCATCGGCATGGGTTCGGACCTGTCCGACATCCGCCGGGTCGCCAAGACCCTGGAGCGGCACGGCGAGCGGTTCACCAATCGCGTCTTCACCGAGATCGAGCGCAGCCGATCCGAGCGCAAGCCCGATCGCGCCGCGAGCTACGCCAAGCGCTTCGCCGCCAAGGAGGCCTGCGCCAAGGCGCTGGGCACCGGGATGCGGCGCGGGGTGTTCTGGCGCGACATGGGGGTGGTCAACCTGCGCTCGGGCCAGCCGACCATGGCGCTCACCGGCGGGGCCCTGGCCCGGCTCAGCCAGATCATGCCGCCGGGCCATCACGCGGCCATCCACCTGTCGCTGACCGACGAGCATCCCTACGCCCAGGCCTTCGTGATCATCGAGGCCTTGCCGGACTAG
- a CDS encoding arylamine N-acetyltransferase — protein sequence MTDVTAYFARIGYDGPREPTLAVLRSLLELHPASIPFEAVDVLLDRGVDLAPQAVDAKLIGAGRGGYCYEQNSLFKRVLIELGFQVEGLIARVRWQQPLDAPLRQRTHMVLRVTIESEAWLCDVGFGSCVPTAPLRFAERGPQPTAHETYRLSQVGDDILMEAQLGEDWAPVYQIPPDIQLDQDYELNNWFSSTHPSSHFRHLLIVCKTTPQARYILRDSRLTVRTNDGAMERRDLSLDELEAELASTFGLPVAADWRPVLARAVAAAAP from the coding sequence ATGACCGATGTCACCGCCTATTTCGCCCGCATCGGCTATGACGGCCCGCGCGAACCCACGCTGGCTGTCCTGCGCAGCCTGCTGGAGCTGCACCCGGCCTCGATCCCCTTCGAGGCCGTCGATGTCCTGCTCGACCGGGGTGTCGACCTGGCCCCACAGGCCGTCGACGCCAAGCTGATCGGCGCCGGGCGCGGCGGCTATTGCTACGAACAGAACAGTCTCTTCAAGCGGGTGCTGATCGAGCTCGGCTTCCAGGTTGAGGGCCTGATCGCGCGGGTCCGGTGGCAGCAGCCGCTTGACGCTCCCCTGCGCCAGCGTACCCACATGGTGCTGCGCGTGACGATCGAGAGCGAAGCCTGGCTCTGCGATGTCGGTTTCGGCAGCTGCGTGCCGACCGCCCCCTTGAGGTTCGCCGAGCGCGGACCACAGCCGACGGCGCACGAGACTTACCGGCTGTCCCAGGTCGGCGACGACATCCTGATGGAGGCCCAGCTCGGCGAGGACTGGGCGCCGGTCTACCAGATCCCGCCGGATATCCAGCTCGATCAGGATTACGAGCTCAACAACTGGTTCTCCTCCACCCATCCCAGCTCGCATTTCCGCCATCTGTTGATCGTCTGCAAGACCACGCCGCAGGCGCGCTACATCCTGCGCGACAGCCGCCTGACCGTGCGAACCAACGACGGGGCGATGGAGCGCCGCGACTTGAGCCTGGACGAACTCGAGGCCGAGCTGGCCTCGACCTTCGGCCTGCCGGTGGCGGCCGACTGGCGACCCGTGCTGGCGCGCGCCGTCGCTGCGGCCGCCCCCTGA
- a CDS encoding pyridoxine 5'-phosphate synthase has translation MSRLRLGVNIDHVATIRNARGGSYPDPMRAAELAMAAGADGITAHLREDRRHISDADIEALAVITRKRGRPLNFEMAVTAEMEAIALAHLPHAACLVPERREERTTEGGLDVAGGHNAIAPVVRRLVDAGIRVSCFIDADPIQAQASKDIGAQVIELHTGAYCDAVRERTGEAERLLANLRNTAAEAGRLGLEVHAGHGIDYETVKPIATIPDLAELNIGHFLIGEAIFVGLVPAIQRMRALMDQARANSEAELAQGISR, from the coding sequence ATGAGCCGCTTGCGCCTGGGGGTGAACATCGACCACGTGGCGACCATCCGCAACGCCCGGGGCGGAAGTTATCCAGATCCGATGCGGGCGGCCGAACTGGCCATGGCGGCCGGCGCCGACGGGATCACAGCTCACCTGCGGGAGGACCGCCGGCACATTTCGGACGCCGATATCGAGGCCCTGGCGGTGATCACCCGGAAGCGAGGCCGGCCGCTGAACTTTGAGATGGCGGTGACGGCGGAGATGGAGGCCATCGCGCTCGCCCACCTGCCGCACGCCGCCTGCCTGGTGCCCGAGCGCCGCGAGGAGCGCACCACCGAGGGCGGCCTGGACGTGGCCGGCGGCCACAACGCCATCGCCCCGGTCGTGCGCCGCCTGGTCGATGCCGGCATCCGCGTCTCCTGCTTCATCGACGCCGATCCGATCCAGGCCCAGGCCTCAAAGGACATCGGCGCCCAGGTGATCGAGCTGCACACCGGCGCCTATTGCGACGCGGTGCGTGAACGGACCGGCGAGGCGGAGCGGCTGCTGGCGAACCTGCGGAACACCGCGGCCGAGGCCGGACGCCTGGGGCTTGAAGTCCACGCCGGTCACGGGATCGACTACGAGACGGTCAAGCCGATCGCCACCATTCCGGACCTGGCCGAACTGAACATCGGCCATTTCCTGATCGGCGAAGCCATCTTCGTCGGTTTGGTCCCAGCGATCCAGCGGATGCGCGCCTTGATGGATCAGGCCCGAGCCAATTCCGAAGCGGAATTGGCTCAAGGGATTTCAAGATGA
- a CDS encoding YciI family protein codes for MRVMVMVKATKDSEAGIMPSTELLEAMGRYNEELVNAGVMLAGDGLHPSAKGKRVAFDGPGRTVIDGPFAETRELVAGFWIWEVKDMAEAVEWVKRCPNPMMGPSEIEIRPLFEAADFGDAMTPEVAERQDRLREKLADR; via the coding sequence ATGCGTGTCATGGTTATGGTCAAGGCGACGAAGGACAGCGAAGCGGGGATCATGCCCTCGACCGAGCTGCTCGAAGCCATGGGCAGGTACAACGAAGAGCTGGTCAACGCCGGCGTCATGCTCGCCGGCGATGGTCTGCATCCTTCGGCGAAGGGCAAGCGCGTGGCCTTCGACGGCCCCGGCCGCACGGTCATCGATGGCCCCTTCGCAGAGACCCGCGAGTTGGTCGCCGGATTCTGGATCTGGGAAGTCAAGGACATGGCCGAGGCCGTCGAGTGGGTGAAGCGCTGCCCCAACCCGATGATGGGTCCCAGTGAGATCGAGATCCGCCCGCTGTTCGAGGCCGCGGACTTCGGCGACGCCATGACGCCGGAGGTCGCCGAACGGCAGGACAGGCTGCGCGAGAAGCTGGCCGACCGCTGA
- the recO gene encoding DNA repair protein RecO, whose translation MEFEDDAYVLSARAHGETGAIVELLTARHGKYAAHVAGGASRRMKPFLQAGARVILQYRSRMSDQLGSAALEPVGEGPSALFDDPLALAGLSAAAAVAAAALPEREPHPGAFLAFEALTQSLLAPDIWPAIFVRFEAGLLQDLGFGLDLSKCASTGAVDDLIYVSPRTGRAVSRTAGEPYKDRLLALPPFMLSSQGGLAEGDVRAGLDLTAHFLELFVFGPLNRPLPPARVWLVDRLNEADRL comes from the coding sequence ATGGAGTTCGAGGACGACGCCTATGTCCTCTCGGCCCGCGCGCATGGCGAGACCGGGGCCATCGTCGAACTGTTGACCGCGCGGCACGGCAAGTACGCCGCCCATGTGGCTGGCGGGGCCTCGCGGCGGATGAAGCCCTTCCTGCAGGCCGGGGCGCGGGTGATCCTGCAATACCGCTCGCGGATGTCCGACCAGCTCGGCTCGGCGGCCCTCGAGCCGGTGGGCGAGGGGCCTTCGGCGCTGTTCGACGATCCCCTGGCGCTCGCGGGTCTCTCGGCGGCCGCCGCCGTGGCCGCCGCGGCCCTGCCGGAGCGCGAGCCCCATCCCGGCGCCTTCCTGGCCTTCGAGGCCCTGACTCAGTCGCTCCTCGCGCCCGACATCTGGCCGGCGATCTTCGTGCGTTTCGAGGCCGGCCTGCTGCAGGACCTTGGTTTTGGGCTGGACCTTTCCAAGTGCGCGTCCACCGGGGCGGTGGACGACCTGATCTATGTGAGCCCGCGCACCGGTCGGGCCGTCAGCCGCACGGCGGGGGAGCCCTATAAGGACCGCTTGCTGGCCCTGCCGCCCTTCATGCTCTCGTCCCAGGGCGGCTTGGCCGAGGGCGACGTGCGCGCCGGCCTCGACCTGACGGCCCACTTCCTGGAGCTGTTCGTGTTCGGTCCGCTGAACCGGCCGCTGCCGCCGGCCCGCGTCTGGCTGGTGGACCGGCTGAACGAAGCCGACCGGCTGTAA
- a CDS encoding TetR/AcrR family transcriptional regulator, which yields MAKQAERRTATRAAILGAATDLFGTQGFAATSVDQIAAAAGVAKGAVYHHFPTKEAVFEAVFEEASEILARDVMTASRDARDVLASIGLGTAAYFEACSEGPNGRIILGDGPKVLGWERWREIDSRYFGALIPRALGIAMDQGTIARQPVEPLGRLLLGAVTEAAVAGAHGGDPRAYVAALRTLLEGLRVRP from the coding sequence ATGGCGAAACAGGCTGAGCGACGCACCGCCACCCGCGCGGCCATCTTGGGGGCCGCGACCGACCTGTTCGGAACCCAGGGCTTCGCCGCCACCTCGGTCGATCAGATCGCCGCCGCCGCCGGCGTGGCCAAGGGCGCGGTCTATCATCACTTCCCGACCAAGGAGGCGGTGTTCGAGGCGGTCTTCGAGGAGGCTTCCGAGATCCTGGCGCGGGATGTGATGACCGCCTCTCGGGACGCCCGCGACGTGCTGGCCTCCATCGGTCTCGGCACGGCGGCCTATTTCGAGGCCTGCTCCGAGGGCCCCAACGGCAGGATCATCCTGGGCGATGGACCCAAGGTCCTGGGCTGGGAGCGTTGGCGCGAGATCGACAGCCGCTATTTCGGAGCCTTGATCCCGCGCGCCCTGGGCATCGCCATGGACCAGGGGACCATCGCCCGACAGCCGGTGGAACCTTTGGGCCGCCTGCTGCTGGGTGCGGTCACAGAGGCCGCGGTGGCCGGCGCTCATGGTGGCGATCCTCGCGCCTATGTTGCGGCGCTCAGGACCCTGCTGGAAGGGCTGCGCGTGCGGCCTTAG
- the lepB gene encoding signal peptidase I, which produces MTEQAQTAAAPEKSGAVNEFVEIVKTVAYALLIALFLRVLFFQPFTIPSASMEPTLLEGDYIIVSKFSYGYSRHSIPFSPPVFTGRIMERAPQRGDIVVFKLPRDGRTDYIKRLVGLPGDRIQMRDGKLYLNEKLVPSEGLPPVMIDSGYGFTRSVERFKETFPNGKTFVTYDFGPDGEVDKTDVFVVPEGHYFFMGDNRDNSLDSRVPAEIGVGFVPAENLVGKAQIIMLSWDKEASIFKPWTWFLDARPSRFFQVLK; this is translated from the coding sequence ATGACCGAACAGGCGCAGACCGCCGCGGCCCCGGAAAAATCCGGCGCGGTGAACGAGTTCGTGGAGATCGTGAAAACGGTCGCCTACGCGCTGCTGATCGCGCTGTTCCTGCGCGTGCTGTTCTTCCAGCCCTTCACGATTCCGTCGGCCTCGATGGAGCCAACCCTGCTGGAAGGCGACTACATCATCGTCTCGAAGTTCTCGTACGGCTATTCGCGGCACTCGATTCCGTTCAGCCCGCCGGTGTTCACCGGCCGGATCATGGAGCGCGCGCCGCAGCGGGGCGACATCGTCGTCTTCAAGCTGCCGCGCGACGGCCGCACCGACTACATCAAGCGCCTGGTCGGCCTGCCGGGCGACCGCATCCAGATGCGCGACGGCAAGCTCTATCTGAACGAGAAGCTGGTGCCGAGCGAGGGCCTGCCTCCGGTGATGATCGACTCGGGCTACGGCTTCACCCGCAGCGTCGAGCGCTTCAAGGAGACCTTCCCGAACGGCAAGACGTTCGTGACCTACGACTTCGGTCCGGACGGCGAGGTCGACAAGACCGACGTCTTCGTGGTGCCGGAAGGCCACTACTTCTTCATGGGCGACAACCGCGACAACTCGCTGGACAGCCGCGTGCCGGCCGAGATCGGCGTGGGCTTCGTGCCCGCCGAGAACCTGGTGGGCAAGGCCCAGATCATCATGCTGTCCTGGGACAAGGAAGCCTCGATCTTCAAGCCGTGGACCTGGTTCCTTGACGCTCGACCCAGCCGGTTCTTCCAAGTCCTCAAGTGA
- a CDS encoding isocitrate lyase/phosphoenolpyruvate mutase family protein, translating into MVSPTQIEKAARFAALHRSGCFVLPNAWDIPSALLCHEAGFPAVGTSSLAVALAHGVLDGEEIGRDRMLAASGAIARRVPIPVTADLEAGYGPSPSDVAETVRMAIEAGLVGCNLEDTDPLTRGLAPAVRAAERIAAAVQAAKAAGLPDFVVNARTDPYYHQSADPAAAFSEAVVRGNMYLQAGATCVFVPVPSDLETGKSLVTAIDGPVNLMAAQKVATASFRELANAGVRRISMGGSLMAATYAQAGAVLDEVRASGSFDYALRSGSAFRDLARLVSRHPEDSHA; encoded by the coding sequence ATGGTTTCGCCAACGCAGATCGAGAAGGCCGCCCGCTTCGCGGCCCTGCACCGCTCGGGATGTTTCGTGCTTCCGAACGCCTGGGACATCCCGAGCGCCCTGCTCTGCCATGAGGCCGGCTTCCCGGCTGTTGGCACCAGTTCGTTGGCGGTGGCGCTGGCGCACGGGGTGCTGGACGGCGAGGAGATCGGCCGCGACCGGATGCTGGCCGCCAGCGGCGCCATCGCCCGCCGGGTGCCGATCCCGGTCACCGCCGACCTGGAGGCCGGCTACGGCCCCTCCCCCAGTGATGTCGCCGAAACCGTGCGCATGGCGATCGAGGCGGGCCTTGTCGGCTGCAATCTCGAGGACACCGATCCCCTGACCCGCGGCCTCGCCCCCGCCGTGCGCGCCGCCGAGCGGATCGCCGCGGCGGTGCAGGCGGCCAAGGCCGCGGGCCTCCCCGACTTCGTCGTCAACGCTCGCACCGATCCCTACTACCACCAGTCCGCGGACCCGGCGGCGGCCTTCTCCGAGGCGGTGGTGCGGGGCAATATGTATCTGCAGGCCGGGGCGACCTGCGTCTTCGTGCCGGTGCCCAGCGACCTTGAGACCGGCAAGTCCCTGGTCACCGCCATCGATGGCCCGGTCAATCTGATGGCCGCGCAGAAGGTCGCCACGGCGTCCTTCCGCGAACTCGCCAACGCGGGGGTCCGCCGGATCTCCATGGGCGGCAGCCTGATGGCCGCCACCTACGCCCAGGCCGGCGCGGTGCTGGACGAGGTCCGGGCCAGCGGAAGCTTTGACTACGCCCTGCGCAGCGGCTCGGCCTTCCGCGACCTGGCCCGGCTGGTCTCCCGCCATCCCGAAGACAGCCACGCCTGA
- a CDS encoding EamA family transporter — translation MTRPALPWLHVLLAVAVVAVWGTNFVVIRIGLDHLPPLTFALLRFTFALLPAVLFLKKPDVPWRNLAAYGVLIGAGQFGLLYIAINGHISPGLASLVVQTQVFFTIGLAMWIAKERIRTFQIAALALAAIGLLVIVAHTDASVTPLGLGLVLLAAASWAGGNAFSKAAGQVNMLAYVVWASLFSLPPLLVLALVFEGPTAMIQGVRAADAATWGAVIWQSVGNTLFGYAAWGWLLSRHPAATITPMAMLVPVFGMGASALWLGESLPDWKLLAAGLVMSGLALNIFWPAMERRLARA, via the coding sequence ATGACGCGCCCCGCCCTGCCCTGGTTGCATGTCCTGCTCGCCGTGGCCGTGGTCGCGGTGTGGGGCACCAATTTCGTGGTCATCCGCATCGGCCTTGACCACCTGCCGCCCCTGACCTTCGCGCTGCTGCGCTTCACCTTCGCCCTGCTCCCGGCGGTGCTCTTCCTGAAGAAGCCGGACGTGCCGTGGCGCAACCTGGCGGCCTATGGGGTGCTGATCGGGGCGGGTCAGTTCGGCCTGCTCTACATCGCCATCAACGGCCACATCTCACCGGGCCTGGCCTCGCTGGTGGTCCAGACCCAGGTGTTCTTCACCATCGGCCTGGCCATGTGGATCGCCAAGGAGCGCATCCGGACCTTCCAGATCGCCGCCCTGGCCCTCGCCGCAATCGGCTTGCTGGTCATCGTCGCCCATACCGACGCCAGCGTGACCCCGCTGGGCCTGGGCCTGGTGCTGCTGGCCGCGGCCAGCTGGGCGGGCGGCAACGCCTTCTCCAAGGCCGCGGGCCAGGTGAACATGCTGGCCTACGTGGTCTGGGCCAGCCTGTTCTCCCTGCCGCCCCTGCTGGTCCTGGCCCTGGTGTTCGAGGGTCCCACCGCCATGATCCAGGGCGTGCGGGCGGCCGACGCCGCCACCTGGGGCGCGGTGATCTGGCAGTCGGTGGGCAACACCCTGTTCGGCTACGCCGCCTGGGGCTGGCTGCTCTCGCGCCACCCAGCGGCGACCATCACGCCGATGGCCATGCTCGTGCCGGTGTTCGGCATGGGCGCCTCGGCCCTCTGGCTGGGCGAGTCCCTCCCCGACTGGAAGCTGCTGGCCGCGGGCCTGGTGATGAGCGGCCTGGCGCTCAACATCTTCTGGCCGGCCATGGAGCGGCGCCTAGCGCGAGCCTAA
- the rnc gene encoding ribonuclease III, with protein sequence MNRRKAAVAELEGRIGHVFHDRELLERALTHASVGDGATKVRHYERLEFLGDRVLNLLAAERLMALDVEAREGEMSRLMAALVNYHACARVARRIGLAEALRLAPSASKIGARENDTVLGDACEALMGALYVEGGLDLARTFFLEFWSEEFSRLDEPRIKDPKTQLQEWAQARGMPLPAYKVVNRTGPDHAPSFTVSVSVGEHEPELADGRSRQEAEKAAAMAMLLKREGT encoded by the coding sequence GTGAATAGACGCAAGGCCGCGGTCGCCGAACTCGAAGGCCGCATCGGCCACGTCTTCCACGATCGCGAGCTCCTGGAACGGGCGCTCACCCACGCCAGCGTCGGCGACGGTGCGACCAAGGTCCGGCATTACGAGCGGCTGGAGTTCCTGGGCGACCGGGTGCTGAACCTGCTGGCCGCGGAACGCCTGATGGCGCTCGACGTGGAGGCCCGCGAGGGCGAGATGAGCCGGCTGATGGCCGCGCTGGTGAACTATCACGCCTGCGCCCGGGTCGCCCGCCGGATCGGCCTGGCCGAGGCCCTGCGCCTGGCCCCTAGCGCCAGCAAGATCGGCGCGCGCGAGAACGACACGGTCCTCGGCGACGCCTGCGAGGCCCTGATGGGCGCGCTCTATGTGGAGGGCGGCCTGGATCTGGCGCGGACCTTCTTCCTGGAGTTCTGGTCCGAGGAGTTCAGCCGGCTGGACGAGCCGCGCATCAAGGACCCCAAGACCCAGCTTCAGGAATGGGCCCAGGCGCGCGGCATGCCCCTTCCGGCCTATAAGGTGGTAAACCGCACCGGACCCGACCACGCGCCCTCCTTCACCGTCTCGGTGAGCGTGGGCGAGCACGAACCCGAACTGGCCGACGGCCGGTCGCGCCAGGAAGCGGAGAAAGCCGCGGCCATGGCCATGTTGTTGAAACGAGAAGGCACTTAA
- a CDS encoding nuclear transport factor 2 family protein: MPSQETLDAFVAHVISGDHVGAIERYYTDDASMQENNDPPRVGRDVLMASEAKVLARVERVTTELKAPVLVDGDQVAIRWRFEFFPKEGPSRIIEEVAWQTWRGDKIARETFFYDPRQMTA, translated from the coding sequence ATGCCCAGCCAAGAAACCCTCGACGCCTTCGTCGCCCACGTGATCAGCGGCGACCATGTGGGCGCCATCGAGCGCTACTATACCGACGACGCCTCCATGCAGGAGAACAACGACCCGCCTCGGGTCGGCCGAGACGTGCTGATGGCCAGCGAGGCCAAGGTTCTGGCCCGGGTCGAGCGGGTGACGACCGAACTGAAGGCGCCGGTCCTGGTGGACGGCGACCAGGTGGCGATCCGCTGGCGCTTCGAGTTTTTTCCCAAGGAGGGCCCCTCGCGCATCATCGAAGAGGTCGCCTGGCAAACCTGGCGCGGCGACAAGATCGCCCGCGAAACCTTCTTCTACGATCCCAGGCAAATGACCGCCTGA